One segment of bacterium DNA contains the following:
- a CDS encoding 4Fe-4S dicluster domain-containing protein has product MFMPTIKIDEIKCKGCVLCVEVCPHVLIRQKKAINDQGYQYVILDDPDGRCTGCTVCGVVCPDMCIEVFK; this is encoded by the coding sequence ATGTTTATGCCGACTATCAAGATAGATGAAATAAAATGCAAAGGGTGTGTCCTTTGCGTCGAGGTCTGTCCCCACGTCCTTATCCGCCAGAAGAAGGCGATCAACGACCAGGGGTACCAGTACGTCATCCTCGACGATCCCGATGGAAGGTGCACGGGGTGTACCGTGTGCGGTGTGGTGTGCCCGGACATGTGCATCGAAGTTTTCAAATGA